acaaaaaatatcaattataatttgctttataatactaaaaaaattaaaactccACTTTCGAGATATCCTAATAAAACTAGTCAATAGGTTGATATAAATACTAGATAACTTAAAGTTAGCAAAGGACTTCAACAGATATCATGTATCCCTAACAACATTTGGTAATCGAGTGCCAAAATGGTATCATTGTATCGTTATAAATGAGAAACATCGCATTGTAGCATCTTTGCAAGAATGAGATATTTGTATTTAGAAAATCCAAGGGAAATTTGCTTTGTCTCAAAAAGTGTTATTATAATTTTTCATattctttattatatatatatatatatatatatatatatatatatatatatatatatatatatatatatatatatatatatatatatatatattcatgtataaGATAAAGATCCAAAGATGACTAAAAGAATAGTCATGCAATCATAATAATTGAAAGAGTAGGTTATATTTGGATTTGCCACAATCTAAGGATTAAATTAATGTTATGATGTATTTTAGCTGACCAATTAACCTCAAACTCATTAGGTTCAATATTAAAACATTTCATAATTAAGATGAGGTATCACAAGTTATTTATCAAaatctataattaaaatattataagctAATGTTATAATCTTCTTATCGAACAAGAAAACCTATTAGATCAGCCATCAATAAAGTAATACAAtcaataatatgaaaattgacttAAATAATTTATAAGCTCAAGAAATTCAATAATCGGATAGATAGTTttgtttttgtcttcttttctaGTAATTATATGGGGCTTgagagtttttgtgtttttggaaCTTTATATAGAATTTTATAAATTGCTAGCTCATATTGGATATATATAGataaaattttgatgaaataattaattttttgaacTTAACCAATTTCAAATTCTCATAGTTGAAGATGAGATGGATTCATGTAGCCTCTGAGCTTAGCAAAGGAGTATTTATGAATTAAAACCTTGTTTCTAATGGCATTTGTCATCCATTGCTTGGTCAaaatagagaagaagactttgatctaaGTAGACCAAGACAGCTAATCTCATCTGCATCTAAATCAAGGAAGCGCCAAGAAGTCAATGATCTCATAGTAAGTTTAATGCTATGATTGCATAATGTCTATTTGATTCAATACATTCAATATATTATCAACTATTTCCACAGTAAAAAATAAGAGACCCAGCAAAGCATACAAGACCGTGTTCTGATTTCTATTCTTTTCCCAACCTTTATCTTTATGTTCATGTTACTGAAAGAAACTTCCATTAATATTCTAAAGATTCCAAATATTGTCACTCTGCTAACAATTGTGCATCATCAGAACTCCAAAGAAAAAGTAAGCATAGAGATAAAACTAAGGAATCCAATTTTAAAGAAAGTCAACACTGTacaaaatgaatgaatgaatgaattgaTGAAAGATCATGTAGCTGACCTCAAATCATAGATTCATTAGAAGGTGGTGGTAGGGAGGAAAGTACAGATAACAAGCTGATACAATACAAACAAAGTGTAATCTTCTTGTGCTTGATATATATAGAATAATTCACACATAGGATGAAGAATACAATCACAAATGATTTAAAATGAAGCAACATGAGTTAAAGCCTTGAACATGGAACCAAGCTTGCGGACATCAAGCAACCGGCAAAGAGTTCCTGAGAAATGTTGGGACTGGAGTTGGGCATCTGTGTCATCCCCTTCATCCTCGTCCTTGCGCCGTGCCGGCGGCTGGTCCATCTGGTTGCAAAGCTTCAGTGGTTGCATGAGAGCATGGTGAGCTTAGGATCCACATCTGCTGCCACATGGGGGGAGCCACCTCATGAGGTTCAACTCCATGACTCTGATGCTGTAGGGTTTGCAGTGCCAGGTAGGAgaaatcctcctcctcctcaagctTGTGCTACTCATTTCTTTTTGTGCAGTACTCTTTAGCAGGAGTGATGTAGATGACCATTTCATGGAAAAGGATGTCTTATGGCCATTCAAAGAAAGCTTGGCTGATCAGCTATTGCTTTCTCATTCTGGATAGAGTGAAAATTTTCCTACTTGACTGTGTAATGGTTCAGAATGAAAATTATGATGGAGATCAACTATTTGCAGCAAAGCTGATACATGCTGTAGGTAGAAAGACAAATATCAGAAACATCATAGAACTGAGTTGGGTAATTTGAGGTTCTTTTCCTTGTCTTCACAATTCTATACTGAGATATCAGACCAGTATAATCCAATAAGCCTTGAACCAACTAATACTGCAGAAACAATGGTCCTTGTAATAATTGTATTGCATTAACCATTCTCTAGATCAAATCAATCATGACAGCAGCTACCGGAGAACATGTGGTTAATGATTTCTGAGCAAGGAGGAATGTGAGTAAAGTCGCTTATCAACAATTTGTTGGCTTATCAATTAGCCATGGTGTGCAGTTTTTCTTCTTTGAAGAACATAGAGAGATGTCTTTCTAGACCAATGGCAAGCATAGAAGTAACTCTAGCTTACTAAATTATAAAGAAACAGATCTTTGTATAAATTGGTAAAAGCAACTGTTGAGATTTGTGAATTATGGAAGAAACTTGTGAttatatgaggattttttttccCTTGAACGAAAGGATGGTGTTGTATCGGTTTCCTACACTCaaatatatatcattattttgagTTAAACTCAAATATATATCACTTGACTCTCTTGatatttactttttctttttcggTCTCTCTTCATGAATATTTCTCTAACATAATCTCCAAATTCATGTGTGACTCAATTGTCTCTCTCTTATTGATAGGTGGTGTAGTTACCAAGTTTATATTGGTTATATCAATTCAGCTCAAATATTTAAGCTATTAAATTATAAGTTCGACTCAAATATATATCATCTGACTCTCTTGATATTTAACAATATAAGACTATTCTCTCGATTCTCTTTTTTAATCTCCTCCCACACATGAATATCTTCTAATAAGTTTAAGAAAATACACCTGATGTATATGATCCACtcccaaaaatattataattagctTTATGAAATCTAGCATAAGTAGCTATCTAATTACGttaagagggagagaggagttcCACAAATTAAAAGACATTACAAAGATCAACAATAAAATCTACATCGGAAAGTCGATGTAAGATTAATGTGGTTCGATAACTCTTGCTTAtatccataaaaaaaattaaattatttatcatgtgaGATCAATTATAAGACTTTTGAGTTATCACCACTCAAAGCATTTATATATCATCATATAAATCTTGAAGAATTTACACGTTTTTCTCATCCTCTCTAGAAACTCCAGAAAATATCATTTCTAAACATCTTATCGAAAAACTCAGGAGCACCCAATGTATTTCTTACATTTGCCTTTTTCTCGTCCAagtttagatatatatatatatatatatatatatatatatagaagaatCAGAtcttaattttcaaaaaaaaaaatccttcctAGGAACTCTTTCTCTTACTCAATAATCTCAAGATATTCGCGGATCTCAACAAATTAGTAACTTATTCGATACATTAGCTTCTACATCGACACGGATCACAAGATGGGCATCAAAATGACCCAAAAGTGTCATTAATCAACATGAGACAGAACCATAATTCAATAAAAGCAACAAGTCTCCGATCATGATTTATGTTGCTTTCTTTATCATGTGATGGAGCTAAGTAATTAGTTTTGTGCAGTCGATTTCTATTATCTGAAGTATGATGTTTTTACGGTCTGTTTAGTTAGACAAAAATATTACATTAAGACAaaaaaaacattgcatagagaatGCAGCATGTAAAAGATTTATTTAGCTGGCAATCACAAAATCTTGACTAACTTTCTATCTCATGACTGAGCTCATCAAGTAAATAGCCATAACAATTTGTTATTGTTCATTTTCAACAATTCTCATTAAAACAacccatattttttttatatttgaaaagAAAAATGATCCATGAGACTgtttgaaattattatttttcattattATACTAACAAgaattactctttttttttttttttttgctattattTATCTTTCTTCTTTTACAGCAGTAGATGGATCAACCAAAGAAGGTGAAGATTAATTGTACTCGGAAGGAACCATGGAGAAGGAAGGGTTTGTatattcctcggattcatcaccCTATTCACTGCCCACGTGAGCACTGCTCCCTCTTTCTGTAAACATGCAATGTTTCGTGCCGCAGCAAAAGCAAGACAAAAGACCGCACAGAGGGAGATAGAGAGATAATCCATATCAATCATTCCGAGGGAGGCGATCTCCGTCTTCTGCTCCCCGTCTTATGGTGGGCGGACCGCGCACGGTAATGATGAGGACGACCTGACGCCTTCTGTCCGCCGATAAGGTCACTAGGCGTGACAAAGGAGCCAGCCGAGCGTGGACCATTCAACCTACTCACACTTGCATGCAGTACAGGACTTGGGAGGCAAGATTTTGTGGATTGAACTGATCTAAAGATCCAGTAATAGGCTTGAATTTAATTTAAGTTTGAGTCCAGGAATGCCTGTCAAGAAAAGAAAAGCTGACAGGATTCTCCATTCAATCACCGTCACAGAACAGCACTCATCGTGCGCTGACAACAGCAGCATCTCACGCTATCCACTCATCATCCCCACCCACCATGTCTTGCAGGCAGAAGCCACGGCCACGGTCATGGTCATGGCCATGGTGGTGTCGTTGATGTGGGTCTCGTGCCTGGTAATCTCGAGCGTACGGGTCGATGTGAACTCGGCTAAGAGCGCTGCGGAGGGGCATCGAGGAAAGGCCGGAGCGGGATCGGCGCCCACGGGGCCGGGATCGGCTGGTGGTGGAGGAACTGATGGTGTTCCGGCGTCGGCGCGTTGGTAGACggcgaggaggtggtggtggagttGGAGACGCGCTCGCAGGAAGGGCACATGCTGAGTGTGGTTGGGGGAGTCATGTGCATGTAGAACTGCGGCGACAACTTCAGAGCTCTCAGCTCCTGTACTTCCTTCTGCAGCCTCCGGTTCTCGTCTGTGAGGGTCTCGCAGCATCTTTTCAGGAACTCACAGTCCACCTCTGTTTGCTTCAACTTCGTTCTGAGATTACCCCAAGAAATGAACAGATCAGTATTCTGAGATCACAGCCAAATAAATAGCGAGAAGGAGAATGGCATGGCTTTTGTTTGGATACCTTGCTCTTCGGTTTTGGAACCACACTTCCACTTGCCTTGGCCTCAGGTTGAGCTGTTTGGCCAACGCCAGCTTTTGCTTCTGTCATTACAGGAGAGAAGCAGACCCATTTCAGCAACAATTCTTACCCCGacccatatatatacacatatatatctaCCGTTGGAGGAGGAGGCGAAGAGAGCTTACGGGGTTGAGGGTGTTGTGCTCCTTGAAGCTCTCCTCGAGTATGGCAGACTGGTCCTTGGAGAGGCGGAGCTTCTTGCGGGAGCCATCGCCGTCCTCCTCGTCGCTGATCCCGCGCGAGCAGGCACGGTCAGGGTCGAGCTCGTCGCCGAGGTGGTGGTCGCGCTCCCCCCGCTTGCCGCTCACGCTCGAGAGCGTGCTGTTCGGGGACGACGTTCCTGCGTCCTCCTCGCTGTCCCTCTCCGTGGCGCCCGCCGGCGCCCGGTTCACGTCGATTCCTC
Above is a genomic segment from Musa acuminata AAA Group cultivar baxijiao chromosome BXJ3-4, Cavendish_Baxijiao_AAA, whole genome shotgun sequence containing:
- the LOC135635050 gene encoding homeobox-leucine zipper protein HAT4-like, producing the protein MMGKDDLGLSLSLSSSSHHHHLPPQLHLMPPSSSPAASVPLPSPPFPCHQRTQWTDLLARAEKRPVVDMSGGAAEARSLPRLRGIDVNRAPAGATERDSEEDAGTSSPNSTLSSVSGKRGERDHHLGDELDPDRACSRGISDEEDGDGSRKKLRLSKDQSAILEESFKEHNTLNPKQKLALAKQLNLRPRQVEVWFQNRRARTKLKQTEVDCEFLKRCCETLTDENRRLQKEVQELRALKLSPQFYMHMTPPTTLSMCPSCERVSNSTTTSSPSTNAPTPEHHQFLHHQPIPAPWAPIPLRPFLDAPPQRS